A region of the Gigantopelta aegis isolate Gae_Host chromosome 11, Gae_host_genome, whole genome shotgun sequence genome:
AGTATGAAATGGTTGTCAACCGTTGGCGTAAATGCTCCGTCAGAGTGCTGGTCGTGTCTGATGAGATCTGGAACTGGAACTTTCCTCAGACAGGACACGACCTTCTCCGACGAGACCTCGTCTTTTATCACAGACGGACAGTCGACCATCATCGCCAAATGTCTGACCCTCATTCTAAGATCTGTGTTCAACAGAGCCGGTGAGGCTATTGCCCCGCCCAGAGATATAGCTCGTGCGAACAGACCACGTGACATCGGACTCAGAATGTGTAGTCCGACACTGTAAGCTCCGGACCCATGCCCGAAAATCGTCACCTTCTTTCTAGCTCCCCCAAATCCGTGTATGTTGTCTTGTATCCACTGCAGAGCCAACCTTTGATCTAACAAACCCCAGTTACCGGGGGCAGCCGGGTCTTCTGTTGATAGAAAACCCAGAACCCCGATACGGAAGTTCATCGTGACGACAATCACGTTTCCATATGACGCTAAAACAGTGCCATCGTAGAGTGTCCCGGATCCCATTTGGAAATCCCCGCCGTGTAGAAACACTACCACAGCCCAAGAACCGAACTGGGAATTTCTCGATGTCCCTGGAACAAAGATATTTAGATACAGACAGTCTTCGTTCGTTTCCGTAATTTCAAAGCCTGGCCCGAACGCGTTTGAGAGTCCGTCCTTGTTCTGGGGACAGGAAGGTTTCGAAAGAGTCGCGTTCATGATACCAGAGGAATTCCAGCTGTCGGGTGATTCCGGAGGCTTGAATCTGAGCATCTCCGTGGGAGGTTTTGCGTATGGAATGCCCAGAAAGATAGACATATGGACGCCATTGACATTCTTGGCGAATCCTCGAACTGATCCTTTTGATGTCTTTACAATGGGTTTGTGACTTAGAACACAGACAGCGCAAAGAGTCTGAAACGCCACAGCACAGTTAAGcattgaatacatttttataatcttttttcttcttctacttctagaTTAGTCTCAAAGCATCGTCTGTGTTGAGTTGCAGGAATGTAGAGCCCTATAAACAAGATTTTGAAGTTTCTTAAGTCTGTTTTACAGCTGTTATCTGAAAGCAgaagacaaaaaaataaattatgcttacaagaaaagaaatgaatgaatgtttaacgacatcccagcaaaaaaaaaaaaaaaaaaaaaaaaaaaaaaaaaaaaaaaaaaaatagacatcagctattggatgtcagaaaaactaagtatatggaaatattattatttatgtaataaaactaaatttgcgacagtaaaaccaccgatatacgtccgcaaatcggaaaactaATTATAATGGGGGGTTTTCATGATTTTTGTCTGAACAAAATGTGAGGACAATATATAGGTAATTCAAGGTAGGAAAGTAATTTATTATAGTTGTTAATaatgcagggcgcacattaagtcaatacttttttAATGTGCAgtgagttgcttccctctatttagcaaatttaaaatggcggggaaCAGTTTGAAGgttgttgttggaagatttattttgttaataatgatgcaagtacttcaatcgggatttagtgagtatggTAGGTTATATATTTtaggtttgtgtgtccatttgttgcactatttcggttcaGACtaagttgttaacaatgtggttcgaAATTTAGATATAGAGCGACCGTTAAATGCCGCGtgtatcttacaacgagttgtttaaaaatgtttttaacgagcgaaagcgagttggatacgtttttaaacaacgagttgtgtgATAAACGGCatttaacggacacgaatgtagtattctatttcttacatatcttcagaaaacagttaaaaaaacaaaacaaattaaacgtCTTTTCCAAATGAAACCTATGTACGGCCATAGCGCTTATAGTTAACGTGTGCGTCACAGAGTAGTCAATTTCAGGCTAACCTATACGTCACAGAGTGATCGATTCTATCgtgctttttgttttcattggatggtatggcactggtgacctggtcatcacctaggagcagccaatcgtgtctctttaaaatgttatcacacATAAGTTCGTTAACATTatgtgttaacaaaaataacgaatgatgttcttaccaacgggtgtgtaagaatataACTTTCTTGTGTTACAGATTTATTGATTGAGCAAACTTCCTgttcgttaaagggacataccctagttttcaaacactaaggcatatttgtgactactatagccgtttttgataactgaaatcatactctacttagattttatgatttagattatcaatttccgtacattcgaagtgtttttggttatcctggtgtttttaatatcacaaaatgcatttttcatatttttaaaaacgtacgtgcgtctgagaagtaacagttgtggagtcgagttttagtgtATTTGTAAAGGgtgtttcaccatttcaaagtcacagactaatATTTCACTAaagtgtaactttatccaaatgtgttacatgtttgtagattaacttatctcagtgttaattttcacgggttcaaactagggtctgtccctttaacgggTGATACATGCCGAAGTTTATGTGGCTATTGCCGCTTTCGGTCTGGATATTTTTTCGACACCATAAAACTCGCGTCTTTTGGACTCAATTCTCAGTAGCCTAGACTATCCTTCTAGGACAGAGGGCAAGGGCGGGTTCGGGGTGTGGGGATGGGTGTGCAAAACATGTTTTCCACAATGTATAAGAAACTaacagtattaaatatatattctagcaccccccccccccccccaccgcgtCTCCACGTTTGTCAAATCCAAGATCTGcaaccgacgccatataaccgtaaataaaatgtgttgagtgaaggaaggaaggcagatatggttaaagaccacagagatattgagagaggaaacccgctgtcgccccttcatgggctactcttttcgattagcagcaaagggtctttaatatgcaccattccaaagacaggatagtacataccacggcctttgttacaccagttgtggagcactggctggaacgagaaatagcccaaatggatccaccgacggagatcgatcctaaaccgaccgcgcatcaagcgaacgctttaccactgggctacgtatcagcccctgtgttgagtgcgtcgttaaataagacatttccttccttccgagataccggcctcggtggcgtcgtggttaggccatcggtcaacaggctggtaggtactgggttcggatcccagtcgaggcatgggatttttaatccagataccgactccaaaccctgagtgagtgctccgcaaggctcaatggataggtgtaaaccacttgcaccgaccagtgatccataactggttcaacaaaggtcatggtatgtgctatcctgcctgtgggaagcgcaaataaaagatcccttgctgctaatcggaaagagtagcccatgaagtggcgacagcaggtttcctctcaaaatctgtgtggtccttaaccatatgtctgacgccatataaccgtaaataaaatgtgttgagtgcgtcgttaaataaaacatttctttctttctttccttccgaGATCTGCAAATTTTGTTTGAGTTCATATTCagttattttctttcttctaaACAAAAGGAAAAACAGTGAAGTGAAGTTGAAAAGAACCTAGtcatttttctctctcaattTGTGTTACTAGCGTGTAGACAGACATAAATCTGATGTAAATACACACCAGGAAATAAAACGTAAACTGGCGGAAATAATCCACAAATTATGGGAGAAATTTATGACTTTATTTCAAGACAGTAAATCCTCGATTCATATCTTAATGTACGTTTACAGCGGTGTCCTACGCTGCATGCTGGATTATTGGTTCAGAGAAGACagcaataaatacaaatattaaaggagCATGTTCTGTTTTAAACAGAAAATTGAGATGACCTGTCATCAACAAAACGtgtattgtgtgtttgtttcttttgtttaatcatcggctattggatgtcaaacatttgctaattttgacatatagtctaagaggaaagccgctacatttttccattagtaacaacggatcttttatatacaccatcccatagacaagatagcacattagcacatatcacaacctctgatataccagtcgtggtgcactagctgaaaccagaaatagcccaatggacccattgacggggatcgatcctaaatcgaccgcgcatcaagcgaacgctttatcactgggctacgtccgttCCCCAAAACGTGGATTCAGCTACCCACGTGTTAACCAGCTTGGTAAAATACAAGTCGTAATATTGATACAACAACACGTCGAATGAAATCTATTATGAGATAGCGGGAGTAATGTTGTCATTAACTCCTCCCtccccacacaaacaaacaacatcaacataaccCCACCTCCTCCCCCAGCCCCACCCCGAACAGAGCCtcagagacctttgtgaattaggccacaggaatgtccctttaagacagaTCCTTCTATTGGTAtagtctttctttctttttctcttctgctttttaaatattaaataggtCAATACGGTTTAATTATATGATGCTAAAAATGTAACCAGAGTATGAAGTAAAGTTACTTTAAATAACAGATGGTTTCCACCAAACACATCTATGGGCAAAACGACACCGAATCTGCAGAAATTAATATTCCAAACATAAACGAGAAACTCTTAATGTTCCAAAATTGGCTAAGGTCCATAAACTTCACTATCAGCTAGCCCTTCACTATCAACTAGACAATAGTAAATAGTAGGGGACATTCAGCTTTAATGGTCATTTGTACGACTACTTTACACTAAAGACTAGATGTATCGGTCCGGACACGGAAAGCAATAACAGTATACATTAAACATGCAGTGCGGTCATCTGTATCACAATATCCCTACTACCATCAACAAAGGAAGCGGGCTCGACCGATCCATCAACCGAGCTGGGGGAgtgacaataaaatatatgtcaGACTCGAGAGGTGATGACCTTTataaacacacatttaatttgaatgatgtcTCGACGTATAATGGGGTTTCTTGGCTAAAGTGTACACAAGCGGAATAACTCTTTTATACTGGCATTTTGTATGGTGGtatcattcgttcgttcgttcgttcgttcgttcatttattcatttattcattcattcatttaatgacTGACTGCCTGACTAACTGACTGgataattgattgattgattggtggACTGATTGACTGATCAATCGATCAATTAGTCGATATGACCTGTGTTGtatttgtaccggcctcggtggtgtcgtggttaagccaacggacataaagctggtaggtacagggttcgcagcccggcactggctcccacccagaatgagttttaacgactcaatgggtaagtgtaaaaccactacaccttcttctctctcactaaccactaacaactaacctagatagttgaggtgtgtgcccaggacagcgtgcttgaaccttaattggatctaagcacgaaaataagttgaaatgaaatgaaattgtatttgtaatgttgtttataCAGATGAGCTGTATAGCGcattgttaataaataattaccggcctcgatggcgcagtTATTAAGCCATTAGactagaggctggtaggtacagggttcgcaacccggtaccggctagttcttaaggactcaatgggtaggtgtaagaccactacacactcttctctcccactatccacttaccaactaacaactaactcactgtcctggacagacagcccagatagctgaggtgtgtgctcaggacagcgtgcttgaaccttaattggatataaaaactGGACTGATCGGTCGGTCGGTTgggtgattgattgattggttcgTTTATTCCTTAAGCTATTTTTATGTCGTTTCAACCATCcattaatttcaatttattttttatttaaattcaatTCATATCAAAACAGGTCACACTTACCAGGTATCTGATATGGCCTCAGGCTAGTGTTATATAGTTAGTACTGATATTGGGGTGATCCTCAAAATCCACGTTTTTACAGCTCGTTAAAGCTCACTCCGAGAAGGTGACGTAGCCAaagcaccacgactgctatatcaaaggccgtggtatgtgttatcctgtctgtgggatgattcatataaaagagcccttgctattAATCAACAAATGtggcgcgtttcctctctaagactatatgtcaaaattaccaaatgaatcggcctcggtggtgtagtggttatgccatcggacttctggctggtaggtactgggttcgtatcccacctgaggcaatgggggattgataggctcaatgggtaggtttaactttaaggccacatacaccgagtttcacccacttcacaggtgcgattatgggtgtgtcttccgagtgtatgaccccacatgggggatgattacccggcatgcactgcaggttctgtgtaccccgagctcgggtgataccgagatagctcaactgacagcaagcgtggagcacgaacctgtcaagtagtcccataccgaaatggaaatactgcggcttcaccattcatctcatcatcatccatgtttgtaatgtcttTGTCTCCGTGttaaatgttatacatgtaccatcccacagacaggatagcacatcagggcttctagaatttatataaaatccactagccatgggatcagtgatttaaaaaatttactagccatgactaaaaattcactagccctacttctctttaagttaataaaattttagtaattaatatgtcacctaaacaggaagatggagcttaaaaacactaacattggggggttggggtgcggcagaatattcatatttacaaaatatacttaactgcaacatttgacccaaaatattcactagccatcgagcatggtaatagtaattatttactagcccaacattgaatatcactagccatgggagtggggctaccataatctagaagccctgacacataccacggcttttgatatagcagtcgtgatgcactggctggaacgagaaatagtccaatggttCCATGCACGGCTCTCCCGGGCACCATCTCTGAACTCAGGCGAGACTCTACAGCTGAGAGAAATccaccctacccccaccccaccccacctcgcATGACGTACCAGTTCAATTGATTCGTGTTTCTATTTTAACACTTGACCGCTGGTTTTCGGTGACCGTTATCAGTTATAAATGTTGacagcaaaaaaataaaatgaaagtttgttttgtttaacgacaccactggagcacatcgattaattagttaattatcggctactggatgtcaaacatatggtaactCTGATTcttggtcatcagaggaaacccgtttcatttttccattagcagcaaggaatcttttatatacactttctaacagacaggatagcacataccacggcctttgactagttgtggtgcactggttgaaacaagaaaaacaaataaacaatgagctgaatggatccaccgaggtgtttGATTTTGCGACACTAGCATCacgagcgagcactcaaccgactgagctaaatcacacCCCTTTGACGAcgaccacaacaacaacaacaacaacaacatacttTATTGGTCAAAGACCTGGTGTACAGAATGAAAGACGGCATCACAAAACGGATTAACAACGGACGCGGGTAACACGAAGTGTATATTACAATTGAACCACTCCCACAATGAAAAGCTAGCAACGACCTTCAAAGTAAGTACATAGTAGATGTCTGTTTACCATCAAATATCAACCATGACATGTTTATACCTACCTGTCAAGGGCGGACCTAGAAACTATTTGAGACAGGACACCAAGGGCAAAAGGGTACACGGACCAAATCACGGAAAAGAATCTTCAATGAAAGGaaggacggaaatgttttatttaacgatgcactcaacacattttatttacggttatatggcgtcagacatgtggttaaggaccacacagatattgatagacgaaatccgctgtcgccacttcatgggctactcttttcgattagaagcaagcgatattttatatgcaccatcccacagacatgatatcacacaccacggcctttggtataccagtcgtggtgcactggctggaacgagaaacagcccaatgagcccaccgactaggatcgatcccaggcctaccgtgcatcaagcgagcgctttaccactggtctgctgtatatcaaaggtcgtggtatgtgctatcctgtctgtgggatggtgcatatataagatcccttgctaataatggaacaatgtagcgggtttcctctctataattacatgtcaaaattaccaaatggttgacatccagtagccgatgtttaataaatcaatctgctctagtggtgtcgttaatcaacacacggcctttgatatacttgtCGTGATGCTCTGGcttgaaagagaaatagcccgatgggcccatcgacgaggattgatcccagttaTCCAGGTTCAGATACAGGATTTCTTTGGGGAGGGAGAGGAAGTGCAACGTTGGTGGCGGTGGTCGTGGTCGTGGTCGAGGTCGTGGTAGAAAGCCCGGAGTTATACAGTGTTGAGAATGGACCGTTCATAAATTTACATAACGGTAAAGTAATGACATTAGTTTGGGCAAACACTTGACAAAACAGCACAGAACAGAACGCACTAGCTcaggaatgtttttaaaaaaactaaacaaattgataaatgtttacaacaataaaataaaataaaagtttgttttgtttaacgacaccactagagcacatcgattgattaattaatcatcggctactggatgtcaaacatatgtaactgactcgtagtcataagaaagaaggaaggaaatgttttatttaacgacgcactcaacacattttatttactgttatatggcgtcagacatatggttaaggaccacacagattttgagaggaaacccgctgtcgccacttcatgggctactctttccgattagcagcaagggatcttttatttgcacttcccacaggcaggatagcacaaaccatggcctttgttgaaccagttatggatcactggtcggtgcaagtggtttacacctacccattgagccttgcggagcactcacgcagggtttggagtcggtatctggatgaaaaaccccatgcctcgactgggatccgaacccagtacctaccagcctgtagaccgatggcctaaccacgacgccaccgaggccggtcgtagtcatcagaggaaacccactacatgttttccTAGTGCAGcgtgggatcttttataagcactttccaccacagacaggaaagcacataccacggcctttgtccagttgtggtgcactggttgaaacgagagcaaaaaaccccaaacaatgagctgaatggatccgccgaggtgtttgatcctgcgacactAGCATCacgagcgagcactcaaccgactgagctaaatcacacCCCTTTGACGAcggtgttattgttgttgttgttgttgttgttgtttgttgatgTGGGCTATttacgatttaaaaaaaaaaaatttatggaCATagctttttattaataattttagaacttttatgctgatgttgatcatttattatacatttatcGCTATATCATTGCTAAActttcattcgttcgttcgtgcATTCTTTTTTCATTACAATAACTGAacttttcttgcttagaatttGCATATCTGCATGTATATTCAATACATTATCTTGATATCGATTCTtgccaaaaataattttgtacgcaGCTGTATATTGGATTGAATTACCTAGCGTttgctatatattaattaactgaTTTTGTACGCAGCTGTATATTGGATTGAATTACCTAGCGTttgctatatattaattaactgatattgtgaactttattgttaaatttaggggcgtgacgtagcccagtggtaaagtgttcgcttgatgcgcggtcggtgtgtgatcgatccccgtcggtgggcacattgggctatttctcgttccagcctgtgcaccacgactggtatatcaaaggccgtggtatgtactaccctgtctgtgggatagtgcatataaaagatcccttgctgctaatcggaaagagtagctcatgaagtggcgacagcgggtttcctctctcgacatctatgtggtccttaaccatatgtctgacgccatataactgtaaataaaatgtgttgagtgcgtcgttaaataaaacatttctttcattccggccagtgcaccacgactggtatatcaaaggccgtgctatgtgctatcctttgctactaatggaaacatgtagcgggtttcctctctaagactatatgtcaaaactaccaaatgtttgacatccagtaaccggtgattaataaatcaatgtgctatagtggtgtcgttaaacaaaaacaacaacaaaaaacgtaTTGTGAAGTTGTTATGattgttttttattgtattttatttatatttatgtatatatatatatatattccccaTGGCTGGAATTGCCTCATCTATACTTCACAACGGATACAGGTTCTAATATTAGAGATAAACCCAGCGGACACTCTGATTGAAGTCAGGCCAGCTGGACTATAACTATGACTACTGAGTATAGACCAGTGGCGTGTTCAGGAGGGAGAGTGCTCGCGAACAATTACAATTCTATCATATATCGCATTCTTTGAACATTAGGCGCAAAACCAGTCtatcttttttatcttttactGCGATCGCTCGCCGTCCTTAGGACTAATAAAAAGCGAATtggttaccggcctcggtggtgtcgtggttaagtcatcgggtACAGgattcacagcccggtaccggctcccacccagagcgagtttaaaaaacaattcattgggtaggtgtaagaccactgcacccttttctttctcactaaaaACTTAACGACTAACCAACTATCCTGGTCAGACAgaccagataactgaggtgtgttcccgggacagcgtgcttgaaccttaattcgataCAAGCACAAAAGTAaatagaaatgaatgaatgcagaattacatgtgttaaaaattataataatattggttACTAAATGCATTTTGAGGAAAATCTgctgtaataaatacatgttttttaggtagtactaaaccaaataacttccggctgggtcaaaattcgaggtgcaccgaacatTTGATAaggaagttaacaccacaagtcctgcgactggtgataaatgtgagtgtgttggttgaaaacaaaattagtttcatctgggcaaaa
Encoded here:
- the LOC121385205 gene encoding carboxylesterase 5A-like, yielding MYSMLNCAVAFQTLCAVCVLSHKPIVKTSKGSVRGFAKNVNGVHMSIFLGIPYAKPPTEMLRFKPPESPDSWNSSGIMNATLSKPSCPQNKDGLSNAFGPGFEITETNEDCLYLNIFVPGTSRNSQFGSWAVVVFLHGGDFQMGSGTLYDGTVLASYGNVIVVTMNFRIGVLGFLSTEDPAAPGNWGLLDQRLALQWIQDNIHGFGGARKKVTIFGHGSGAYSVGLHILSPMSRGLFARAISLGGAIASPALLNTDLRMRVRHLAMMVDCPSVIKDEVSSEKVVSCLRKVPVPDLIRHDQHSDGAFTPTVDNHFILRDPVTILKSTNFTAVDYIIGGNADEGTNIANNIQNFFTGPGMSQSDFDKYTSSISSLALKKPIPKIVEPTLAAMISSKYYPREVNHGNFRRSYLDALGDVMNSKIFETGMYYSKRGKVFVYQFTHKPSHARFPSYVGPGHTEELPFIFGYILKNGTDNEKKLSADWMKTWGDFARTGNPNFNNGSLVWTPYGSPSRSYLQITVNMTNQNINSEWKPGARRFWNEAVPEVAKLTRSTPKMPVMKCNNLNWGLSANAV